The Balneola sp. genomic sequence AACAGAAGACCATGGTTATCATCAATGTAGAGAACGTTACAAAGACGTTTGGAAAAAATACGGCGGTGAATGATGTAAGTTTTAATGTTGAAAAAGGACGGATTTTTGGACTATTAGGACCAAATGGTGCTGGTAAAACTACTACCATCCGGATGATCAACAATATAATTGCACCTGACACCGGAACCATAACTATAAACGGACAAATTGCGAGCCCCGAAACACAAAAGATGATCGGGTACATGCCTGAAGAACGCGGGCTGTACAAAAAAATGAAAGTTGGTGAACAGCTCCTCTATCTGACTCAGCTTAAGGGAATGAAAACCTCAGCTGCAAAAAAAGCCATCGATTTCTGGTTGGATCGCTTTGAAGCCTCTGACTGGAAAAAGAAAGAAGTTGGTGAGCTATCAAAAGGGATGTCCCAAAAAATCCAGTTCATCGCTACCATCGCTCACGATCCTGATATCTATATTTTCGATGAACCTTTCAGTGGCTTGGACCCTATCAATAGTGAAACTCTTAAAGAGGTTATCATTGGACTAAAGGATGAGGGAAAGACCATCTTATTCTCTACCCACAGGATGGAACAGGTAGAACAAATGTGTGACGACATTTGCCTTTTCAATAAAGGAAAGGCGGTACTGCAAGGGAACCTAAGAGATGTGAAAGCCTCCTTCGGAGAAAATACTATCAATCTTGAGTTTGATGGTGACGGTTCATTTCTGGACAAACTATCTGATGTACGCATCAACAACCGATCTACTAATTTTGCTGAAATCAGGGTATTAAACGGACAGCCTATGCAGGATATCTTGAAGCTGGCTATGGAGCATGCTGAGATTCATAAATTTGAGCGGGTTCAGCCTTCCTTAAATGAAATATTCATCTCTACTGTTGGTGAAGATAACATCAAAAACGAGGAGGAATAAGCATGGACTTATCTAAGATTTTATTAGTACTGAAGCGTGAATACCTCACCCGGGTTAGAACACGATCATTCATCTTGTCCACTTTGCTTACACCGTTAGCATTTGTGGCTTTTATGGCCATCATTGTAATTGTTTCTATTAGTGATGGTGAAGTAGAAAAAACGGTTGGTATCGTTGATGAAACAGGTGTGCTTTATGAAAGACTGATTGCTGTAGACAGCCTTCGGTACTATGACCTCAGTAATATGGAAATGGACACTATTAGAGCCAATGTACTATCCGGTGATATTGATGGTTTTGTAGTGTTAACAGAAGCACTAATACAGGACACTGAGGAACCTTCCCTAATTTACGGGGGTAGTGGCGGACTCAGCTTTATCGAAGCAGTAGAAACAGATCTTCAAAACGTAGTTAGGGAAGAACGTCTTGCCAGAAGTGAAGTATCTGATGAAATAAGGCAGATTTTTGAATCTCGTTTTGATGTGAACCCTGTTAAGCTCACCGAACAAGGAGAAGAACAAGATAACGCAGTATTCGGAGCTATTTTTGGCTTCATATTGGGTTTATTCATATTCATCGGGGTGTTTGGCTATGGGGCACTTTTAATGAGAGGCGTTATTGAGGAGAAAACCAATCGAATTGTTGAGGTTATCGCATCTTCGGTAAAACCCATTGAACTTATGCTAGGCAAATTGTTTGGTATTCTTGCCTTAGCACTTACCCAATTTGGAGTTTGGATAGCTTCCTATATTGGCCTTTCAATCATAGCTGCTCCTCTTGCGGCAATTATTGTTGATGCCCAAACGAGCAGCTTACCTCCTGAAGCAGCGGAGGCAGCAGCAAGCCAGGCTTTTGATCCATCTAAGCTGGAACAGTTTATTGTTGATCCTTCCGTGTTTGTATTCTTCTTTGTGTTCTTCTTTATCGGCTTCCTTATTTATAGCGCTATTTTTGCGGCAATAGGTTCAGCTGTTGATTCGGAGCAGGATACGCAACAATTTATGCTTCCTGTTATGATTCCGATCTTTGTTGGATACTTCCTGAACTTAAGAGTGATGGAGAATCCCGATTCTACTATATCGGTAATTGCTTCGCTATTCCCGCTTACAGCTCCGATTAATATGATATCCAGGATTGCAGCTACTGAAGTTCCATTTTGGCAATGGGGACTTTCTCTCCTACTCATGATTGGTACTTTTGCAGGACTTATGTGGTTAGCTGCTAAGGTTTACCGTGTGGGTATTCTTATGTATGGTAAAAAAGCATCGTACAAAGAACTTGTTAAGTGGATACGGCAAGGATAATTATTGAGAGATGAGGTGAGAGGTGAATATATCCACTTATCTTCTCTCACCTATTCTTTTTTATCTAGAGGCTTCGTCTAATAGATCGTCAATCTTTAACAGCACTCTGATATCCCGTTCTTCAGAGAATAGTGCGGTAAGTAGGTCAAATGACTCAGCAGGCATAGATAACCACTTCATTGCATCTAAAGAAATGATTCGGATTCTAGGGTCACGAT encodes the following:
- a CDS encoding ATP-binding cassette domain-containing protein, with protein sequence MVIINVENVTKTFGKNTAVNDVSFNVEKGRIFGLLGPNGAGKTTTIRMINNIIAPDTGTITINGQIASPETQKMIGYMPEERGLYKKMKVGEQLLYLTQLKGMKTSAAKKAIDFWLDRFEASDWKKKEVGELSKGMSQKIQFIATIAHDPDIYIFDEPFSGLDPINSETLKEVIIGLKDEGKTILFSTHRMEQVEQMCDDICLFNKGKAVLQGNLRDVKASFGENTINLEFDGDGSFLDKLSDVRINNRSTNFAEIRVLNGQPMQDILKLAMEHAEIHKFERVQPSLNEIFISTVGEDNIKNEEE
- a CDS encoding ABC transporter permease codes for the protein MDLSKILLVLKREYLTRVRTRSFILSTLLTPLAFVAFMAIIVIVSISDGEVEKTVGIVDETGVLYERLIAVDSLRYYDLSNMEMDTIRANVLSGDIDGFVVLTEALIQDTEEPSLIYGGSGGLSFIEAVETDLQNVVREERLARSEVSDEIRQIFESRFDVNPVKLTEQGEEQDNAVFGAIFGFILGLFIFIGVFGYGALLMRGVIEEKTNRIVEVIASSVKPIELMLGKLFGILALALTQFGVWIASYIGLSIIAAPLAAIIVDAQTSSLPPEAAEAAASQAFDPSKLEQFIVDPSVFVFFFVFFFIGFLIYSAIFAAIGSAVDSEQDTQQFMLPVMIPIFVGYFLNLRVMENPDSTISVIASLFPLTAPINMISRIAATEVPFWQWGLSLLLMIGTFAGLMWLAAKVYRVGILMYGKKASYKELVKWIRQG